One Halarcobacter ebronensis genomic window carries:
- a CDS encoding TetR/AcrR family transcriptional regulator produces MKKRNAEETKALILSNAILLFAKSGYDGMRVDDLASISKVNKATIYYHFKDKSFIFETILLEMAKLILDEVTIKIEKATTIEKKLEAFLDAVIYIITTKRDLARILMQELALNSKNLSERAKEEFFKIIEILSTILEEGKKENKFIEIDPFLVHSMLIGSINYYYSMKEANQEETNKKFKVDFYENGASYIKDMVLKYILI; encoded by the coding sequence ATGAAAAAAAGAAATGCAGAAGAAACAAAAGCTTTAATCCTCTCAAATGCAATATTATTATTTGCAAAAAGTGGATATGATGGTATGAGAGTAGATGATTTAGCTTCAATTTCAAAAGTTAACAAAGCAACAATTTATTACCATTTTAAGGATAAGAGTTTTATATTTGAAACAATACTATTAGAGATGGCAAAACTGATTTTAGATGAAGTAACAATAAAAATCGAAAAAGCAACTACAATCGAAAAGAAACTTGAAGCATTTTTAGATGCCGTTATTTATATTATTACAACAAAACGTGATTTGGCAAGAATTCTTATGCAAGAGTTGGCTTTAAATAGTAAAAATCTATCAGAAAGAGCCAAAGAAGAGTTTTTTAAAATTATAGAAATCTTATCTACTATTTTAGAAGAAGGGAAAAAGGAAAATAAATTTATTGAAATTGATCCTTTTTTAGTCCATTCAATGCTCATAGGAAGTATCAATTATTACTACTCTATGAAAGAAGCAAATCAAGAAGAGACAAATAAAAAATTTAAAGTTGATTTTTATGAAAATGGCGCTTCATATATAAAAGATATGGTTTTAAAATATATCCTAATATAG
- a CDS encoding DUF4198 domain-containing protein has protein sequence MKKIVLSALIATSCVFAHQITAKLDSNNHYSAQFWAHGKYDTFNITQLKGATAYDENNKEIATGIDYSKGSTLFIAKTPSMIALSFDAGYWTQTQKGYENIDPKKYKGIVFNTLKSIKYGKRYFKWSDNFTNPIGLSLEVIPLINPFSIKKGEKLPVLVIKDGKALANASFETSDYEDLDVKTNSYGIANIPVKSSGLQIIAAKYYTNEINDSNVNNVTIQSSISFEVK, from the coding sequence ATGAAAAAAATAGTTTTGTCGGCATTAATTGCAACAAGTTGTGTTTTTGCACATCAAATTACAGCAAAATTGGATTCAAACAACCATTATAGTGCACAGTTTTGGGCACATGGAAAATATGACACTTTTAATATAACTCAATTAAAAGGTGCAACAGCTTATGATGAAAATAATAAAGAGATAGCAACGGGAATAGATTATTCAAAGGGTTCTACACTTTTTATAGCAAAAACTCCATCAATGATTGCTTTATCTTTTGATGCTGGATATTGGACCCAAACTCAAAAGGGTTATGAAAATATAGATCCAAAAAAATATAAAGGGATAGTTTTTAATACATTAAAAAGTATTAAATATGGGAAAAGATACTTTAAATGGAGTGATAATTTTACTAATCCTATTGGTTTGAGTTTGGAAGTTATCCCTTTGATAAATCCTTTTTCAATTAAAAAAGGTGAAAAACTTCCAGTTTTGGTTATAAAAGATGGAAAAGCATTGGCAAATGCAAGTTTTGAAACATCTGATTATGAAGATTTGGATGTAAAAACAAATAGTTATGGAATTGCAAATATTCCTGTAAAATCATCAGGACTTCAAATTATTGCTGCAAAATATTATACAAATGAGATTAATGATTCAAATGTAAATAATGTAACTATTCAAAGTAGCATATCTTTTGAGGTGAAATAG
- the catB gene encoding type B chloramphenicol O-acetyltransferase, with the protein MENYFESPFKGKLLIEQVKNPNIKVGRFSYYSGYYHGHSFDDCARYLLADRNDVDQLIVGSFCSIGTGASFIMAGNQGHRYDWVSSFPFFYMDEEPSFAGAVDAFQKAGDTIIGNDVWIGSEAMIMPGIKVGDGAVIGSRALITKDVEPYTIIGGNPAKVIKKRFSEEEISMLLEIRWWDWSLDKIKKAMPLLCSSDIVGLYHFWQNTRE; encoded by the coding sequence ATGGAGAATTATTTTGAAAGTCCTTTTAAAGGGAAGCTTTTAATAGAACAGGTTAAAAATCCAAATATTAAAGTAGGGCGTTTTAGTTACTATTCTGGTTATTATCATGGTCACTCTTTTGATGATTGTGCCCGATATTTGTTAGCTGATCGTAATGATGTAGATCAACTGATTGTTGGTAGTTTTTGCTCTATAGGAACAGGCGCATCTTTTATTATGGCTGGTAATCAAGGGCATCGTTATGATTGGGTTTCATCATTTCCTTTTTTTTATATGGATGAAGAACCTTCGTTTGCAGGAGCCGTTGATGCATTTCAAAAAGCGGGTGATACGATTATTGGAAATGATGTATGGATTGGTTCAGAGGCGATGATTATGCCAGGAATAAAAGTTGGAGATGGTGCAGTAATTGGAAGTCGTGCTTTGATTACAAAAGATGTTGAACCATATACAATTATTGGTGGAAACCCAGCGAAAGTAATAAAAAAACGATTTTCCGAAGAAGAAATTTCAATGCTTTTAGAGATAAGATGGTGGGATTGGTCATTGGATAAAATTAAAAAGGCAATGCCCCTTCTTTGTTCTTCCGATATTGTTGGTTTGTATCATTTTTGGCAAAATACAAGAGAATAA
- a CDS encoding glycosyl hydrolase — translation MKKIFFTLCSMIVAIFFWYYLGAKVILKDDSNSFSKLQCVSYAPFAKDESPFLFDKGLVISENQVRNDLKLLSKYTSCIRTYSTVGLELIPKIAKELKLQMLMGAWVSSDEKQTKNEITTLIKLAKQYHEIIRAVIVGNEVLLRGDISSKKLYDYIKEVKTALPNLKVTYADVWEFWLKNPSIKEVTDFVTIHILPYWEDEPANINESIKHLANVRQEVEQILGTSNILIGETGWPSEGRMREDALPSKINQAKFIRDFVSLAKEKNWNYNIIEAFDQPWKRVSEGAVGGYWGLFDKNREDKSVFSGDVSNFPNYKYLAFGSFVLVLLFSLLLRKKDISTKKIFLFSFINTSFAILYMLQVEQYNIISRNHLEFIWATVVLLIQLFVYYFMLLSIVKEKRTNIIPSVLFYLASFIAFILTMNLVFNGRYENFEVYGFTILALSSLWLYKNQYSKLNFGKFEKVVAIVLFIGSILTIYNETFLNIFSNIWVIIALVFVYILNKGVNKNISFWDLKELGVYILLFAAIFLAFKYGFVSNNTLALKCNLNPTTLPCELKKSIGLAVYFGYIGFVTVLIAVIAYIINKKPYSLIALFFSIGSLILTNTFLGSISFLLAVYLLTKDEMKGLN, via the coding sequence ATGAAAAAAATATTTTTTACACTTTGTAGTATGATTGTTGCTATATTTTTTTGGTACTACTTGGGTGCGAAAGTTATATTAAAAGATGATTCAAACTCTTTTTCAAAACTTCAGTGTGTCTCTTATGCTCCTTTTGCAAAAGATGAATCACCTTTTTTATTTGATAAAGGTTTGGTGATTTCAGAGAACCAAGTAAGAAATGATTTAAAACTTCTTTCTAAATATACATCTTGTATTAGAACCTATTCAACAGTTGGTTTAGAGCTTATTCCAAAAATTGCAAAAGAGTTAAAGCTTCAAATGCTAATGGGTGCTTGGGTTAGTTCAGATGAAAAACAGACAAAAAATGAAATAACTACTTTGATTAAATTGGCAAAGCAATACCATGAAATCATAAGAGCTGTGATTGTTGGAAATGAAGTTTTATTAAGAGGAGATATATCTAGTAAAAAACTTTATGATTATATAAAAGAGGTAAAAACTGCCCTACCAAATCTAAAAGTAACATATGCTGATGTTTGGGAATTTTGGTTAAAAAATCCAAGCATAAAAGAGGTGACAGATTTTGTAACTATCCATATTTTACCTTATTGGGAAGATGAACCTGCAAATATAAATGAATCAATTAAACATTTAGCAAATGTTAGGCAGGAAGTTGAACAGATTTTAGGAACTTCAAATATCTTAATAGGTGAGACAGGTTGGCCAAGTGAAGGAAGGATGAGAGAAGATGCACTTCCTAGCAAAATAAACCAAGCAAAATTTATAAGAGATTTTGTCTCTTTAGCCAAAGAGAAAAACTGGAATTATAATATCATTGAAGCCTTTGACCAACCTTGGAAGAGAGTTAGTGAAGGTGCTGTTGGTGGTTATTGGGGATTGTTTGATAAAAATAGAGAAGATAAAAGTGTATTTAGTGGGGATGTTTCCAATTTCCCAAATTATAAATATTTAGCATTTGGTTCATTTGTTTTAGTTCTTTTGTTTTCTTTATTACTTAGAAAAAAAGATATCTCAACTAAAAAAATCTTCTTATTTAGTTTTATAAATACCTCTTTTGCAATACTTTATATGCTACAAGTTGAACAGTATAATATTATTTCAAGAAACCATTTAGAGTTTATTTGGGCAACTGTTGTGTTATTAATACAACTTTTTGTCTATTATTTTATGCTGTTATCTATAGTAAAAGAAAAAAGAACAAATATTATTCCAAGTGTGCTGTTTTATTTAGCTTCATTTATTGCTTTTATTTTAACTATGAATCTGGTTTTTAATGGAAGATATGAAAATTTTGAAGTCTATGGATTTACTATTTTAGCTCTCTCTTCCCTTTGGCTTTATAAAAATCAATATTCAAAACTAAATTTTGGTAAATTTGAAAAAGTAGTAGCCATAGTTTTATTTATTGGTTCAATTCTTACAATATACAATGAAACATTTTTAAATATTTTTTCTAATATTTGGGTAATAATTGCTTTAGTTTTCGTCTATATTTTAAATAAGGGTGTAAATAAAAATATCTCCTTTTGGGATTTAAAAGAGTTAGGGGTTTATATATTACTGTTTGCAGCAATATTCCTTGCCTTTAAATATGGATTTGTATCAAATAATACTTTAGCCTTAAAGTGTAATCTAAATCCAACAACTTTGCCTTGTGAATTAAAAAAATCTATTGGTTTAGCTGTCTATTTTGGATATATAGGCTTTGTTACAGTTTTAATTGCTGTAATTGCATATATTATAAATAAAAAACCATACTCGTTAATTGCTCTATTTTTTAGTATTGGTTCGTTGATTCTTACAAATACTTTTTTAGGTTCAATTTCATTTTTACTAGCTGTTTATCTTCTTACAAAAGATGAAATGAAAGGTTTAAATTAA
- a CDS encoding FKBP-type peptidyl-prolyl cis-trans isomerase, whose amino-acid sequence MPIKKNQIVVMNYELKVNNEVIESNLEEGNPIEFVFGLGQILPALEKTVSLMEVGETKVVKIPARDAYGEYDESFTETLPIEEFEDIDLEIGMVLEADDEEDEVVRATVIDVTKEDVTVDYNHPLAGCDLEFKIVIKSVS is encoded by the coding sequence ATGCCAATCAAAAAAAATCAAATTGTAGTTATGAACTATGAACTAAAAGTAAACAATGAAGTAATTGAAAGCAATCTTGAAGAGGGAAATCCAATTGAATTTGTATTTGGTTTAGGGCAAATATTACCAGCTCTTGAAAAGACAGTTTCACTTATGGAAGTTGGAGAGACAAAAGTGGTGAAAATACCTGCACGAGATGCTTATGGAGAGTATGATGAAAGTTTTACAGAGACTCTTCCTATTGAAGAGTTTGAAGATATTGATTTAGAGATTGGTATGGTTTTAGAAGCTGATGATGAAGAGGATGAAGTTGTAAGAGCAACAGTAATTGACGTAACTAAAGAGGATGTGACAGTTGATTATAATCATCCATTAGCAGGATGTGACTTAGAGTTTAAAATAGTTATAAAATCAGTTAGCTGA
- a CDS encoding D-2-hydroxyacid dehydrogenase family protein: MKIAILDDYQDVVKDLDCFSLLNAYDVTILNETFKDINLLAEKLKDISILVLIRERTIINKELLEKLPKLKLICQTGRLSSNIDLKACEEFGIKVVDGIGSPIAPSELCWALIMNSSRHLYDYISNFQNNIWQNSSYKGLGKSLYGQTLGIWGYGKIGQRVASYAKVFGMNITIWGSEESRKKALEDGFGASHSKEEFFSSCDIISINLKLSDKSRYCVTKQDLELMKDGSIFVNISRADLVEHNALFEVYSTNKNKFAALDVFEDEPILPKNEPLLTLPNILATPHLGYVEKANYEIYFKVAFEKIIEYANSLYSSK, from the coding sequence ATGAAAATTGCAATATTAGATGATTATCAAGATGTGGTAAAAGATTTAGATTGTTTTTCTTTATTAAATGCTTATGATGTAACAATATTAAATGAAACTTTCAAAGATATAAATCTTTTGGCAGAAAAATTAAAAGATATAAGTATCTTAGTACTTATTCGAGAAAGAACAATTATTAATAAAGAGTTATTAGAGAAACTTCCAAAATTAAAATTGATATGCCAAACAGGTAGATTAAGCTCTAATATTGATCTAAAAGCTTGTGAAGAGTTTGGTATAAAAGTTGTAGATGGTATTGGTTCGCCTATTGCCCCTTCAGAGCTTTGTTGGGCACTTATTATGAATAGTTCAAGACATTTGTATGATTATATCTCGAATTTTCAAAACAATATTTGGCAAAATAGTTCTTACAAAGGTTTAGGAAAATCTTTATATGGGCAGACACTTGGCATTTGGGGATATGGAAAAATAGGGCAAAGAGTTGCTTCGTATGCAAAAGTTTTTGGGATGAATATTACTATATGGGGAAGTGAAGAGTCAAGAAAAAAAGCACTTGAAGATGGTTTTGGTGCAAGTCATTCAAAGGAAGAGTTTTTTTCATCTTGCGATATTATCTCTATAAATTTAAAACTAAGTGATAAATCAAGATATTGTGTTACAAAGCAGGATTTAGAACTTATGAAAGATGGTTCTATTTTTGTTAATATAAGTAGAGCTGATTTGGTAGAACATAATGCTTTATTTGAAGTATATAGTACAAACAAAAATAAATTTGCTGCACTTGATGTATTTGAAGATGAACCAATTTTACCTAAAAATGAACCCCTTTTAACACTTCCAAATATATTAGCTACGCCACATTTAGGATATGTGGAAAAAGCAAATTATGAGATATATTTTAAAGTAGCTTTTGAAAAAATTATTGAATATGCAAACTCTTTATACTCTTCTAAGTAG
- a CDS encoding polysaccharide deacetylase family protein has protein sequence MKIFLVFISILVNIFAQNLKSVYNYKVIHKNIIYHQKPYILIRSFNIDNKRYYLAVNSKNLITKIIENKAFLREETEEKSRYEKVLSSYSKAPFNLQNYGLKKLDSKNIFLTMDMCPSSKIGYEDGFLAEIISKYKTVPITFFISGRWIEKHKKEFLELRELQKERKLDITWGNHTFNHFYYPNCSLEKNFILAPKTDLKKEILDLEKLLISYDITPSILFRFPGLVSDKKSISIIKELGLISVGSNAWLAKDEVIKEGSIILLHGNKNEPKGIEKARDFLIKKDDFNLGSILQEL, from the coding sequence ATGAAGATATTTTTAGTATTTATTTCTATTTTGGTAAATATTTTTGCACAAAACCTAAAAAGTGTTTATAACTACAAAGTTATACATAAAAATATAATTTATCACCAAAAGCCCTATATTTTAATTAGAAGTTTTAATATTGACAACAAAAGATATTATTTAGCTGTTAATAGCAAGAATCTTATTACAAAAATCATTGAGAATAAAGCCTTTCTAAGAGAAGAAACAGAAGAAAAAAGTAGATATGAGAAGGTTCTATCTTCTTATTCTAAAGCTCCTTTTAATCTTCAAAATTATGGGCTTAAAAAGTTAGACTCAAAAAATATTTTCCTTACAATGGATATGTGTCCCTCTTCAAAAATCGGTTATGAAGATGGTTTTTTAGCAGAGATTATCTCTAAATATAAAACTGTTCCTATTACTTTTTTTATTTCAGGTAGATGGATTGAAAAACATAAAAAGGAGTTTCTTGAGTTAAGAGAGTTACAAAAAGAAAGAAAGCTTGATATAACTTGGGGAAATCATACTTTTAATCACTTCTATTACCCAAACTGTTCTTTAGAAAAAAACTTTATACTTGCCCCTAAAACAGATCTAAAAAAAGAGATTTTAGATTTGGAAAAACTTCTGATTAGTTATGATATTACTCCTTCAATTCTTTTCAGGTTTCCTGGTCTTGTTTCAGACAAAAAGAGTATTAGTATTATAAAAGAACTTGGTTTGATTTCTGTTGGTTCAAATGCTTGGTTAGCTAAAGATGAAGTTATAAAAGAGGGAAGTATAATTCTTCTTCATGGAAATAAAAATGAACCTAAAGGAATAGAAAAAGCAAGGGATTTTCTAATAAAAAAAGATGATTTTAATTTAGGTTCAATTTTGCAGGAGTTATAA
- a CDS encoding lipase family protein → MSILAETSSSLEQIKLVLEKELPMYREAFCDRTCFIMACLSELVYLKFNKPILDPNDKELVKKVSNLLVDESKLSNLYKLLELLSYNHEEEKEKLKKELDILDFQIDKLFNKEGTQAMIVSTSKFYALVFRGTEATSIADIKSDLKAKQTKCELGGKIHTGFKEAFELVQKEIQDYIDENLKDKPLLITGHSLGGALATVATKSLKYEKIAACYTFGSPRVGDEIWMLGIKAPVYRIVNSADPVTMLPFGTEAVDILTLLFRFVPYIGEKISRYLESNFSGYSHSGYMRYLTNIENGEFEKAELVYSVSFLRRIRAYILRKIPFSSIPADHAISVYRKKLHFIAFKRNQ, encoded by the coding sequence ATGTCAATTCTTGCTGAAACTTCAAGTAGCCTTGAACAGATAAAATTAGTCCTTGAAAAAGAACTTCCAATGTATAGAGAAGCTTTTTGTGATAGAACTTGTTTTATTATGGCTTGTTTATCCGAACTTGTTTATCTAAAATTTAATAAACCAATATTAGATCCAAATGACAAAGAACTAGTTAAAAAAGTTTCAAATCTTTTAGTAGATGAGAGTAAACTTTCAAACTTATATAAACTTTTAGAGCTACTCTCTTATAACCATGAAGAGGAGAAAGAGAAGTTAAAAAAAGAGTTAGATATTTTAGATTTTCAAATTGACAAACTTTTTAATAAAGAGGGAACGCAAGCTATGATTGTTTCCACTTCAAAGTTTTATGCTTTAGTTTTTAGAGGAACAGAAGCAACAAGTATAGCGGATATAAAATCTGATTTAAAAGCAAAACAGACAAAATGTGAACTTGGAGGTAAAATCCATACTGGCTTTAAAGAAGCTTTTGAGTTAGTACAAAAAGAGATACAGGACTACATTGATGAAAATCTAAAGGATAAACCTCTTCTTATTACTGGACATAGTTTGGGTGGTGCACTTGCAACTGTTGCAACAAAAAGTTTAAAGTATGAAAAAATAGCAGCTTGTTATACCTTTGGTTCTCCCCGTGTGGGAGATGAGATATGGATGCTTGGAATAAAAGCTCCTGTATATAGAATTGTAAATTCAGCCGACCCTGTTACGATGCTTCCTTTTGGTACAGAAGCAGTTGATATATTAACTCTTTTGTTTAGATTTGTTCCATATATTGGAGAGAAAATTAGCAGATATTTAGAGTCAAACTTTAGTGGTTATTCCCATTCAGGATATATGAGATATTTGACGAATATTGAAAATGGCGAGTTTGAAAAGGCAGAGCTAGTATATTCAGTTAGTTTTTTACGAAGAATAAGGGCTTATATATTAAGGAAAATACCATTTTCAAGTATTCCAGCTGATCATGCAATTAGTGTATATAGAAAAAAACTACATTTTATAGCTTTTAAAAGAAATCAATAA
- a CDS encoding DoxX family membrane protein has product MNNLLKISRIALGAIFIWYGILKFFPNLSPAEVLATKTIDILFFNLIPANISIKLLAIWELFVGIGLLFGFYLRWALLLFFVHMTLTFTPLFLLPELSFTHAPFAFTLVGQYIVKNVIFILMGIMIYKNNFDKSRI; this is encoded by the coding sequence ATGAATAATTTATTAAAAATTAGTAGAATAGCCCTTGGAGCTATTTTTATTTGGTATGGGATTTTGAAATTTTTCCCAAATTTAAGCCCTGCAGAAGTGTTAGCTACAAAAACTATAGATATATTGTTTTTCAATTTGATCCCTGCAAATATCTCTATTAAACTTTTAGCTATTTGGGAACTTTTTGTTGGAATAGGTTTATTGTTTGGATTCTATTTAAGATGGGCATTGTTACTGTTCTTTGTACATATGACTTTGACTTTTACCCCACTGTTTTTGCTTCCTGAACTCTCTTTTACTCATGCTCCATTTGCTTTTACCCTTGTGGGACAATATATAGTAAAAAATGTAATTTTCATATTAATGGGAATAATGATATATAAAAATAATTTTGATAAAAGTAGAATATAA
- a CDS encoding class I SAM-dependent methyltransferase gives MNYLNTNKEAWNSRTKVHIKSEFYDIEAFKKGKCSLNPIELQQLGDVQGKSLLHLQCHFGQDSLSWARLGAQVTGVDISSEAIKEANVLKESLGLEAHFIESDVCTFGQKNKQQFDIVFTSYGVLSWLENLNDWAQTIANALKVGGEFHLVEFHPFFDLLSGYSYFQKSTPDIEQEGTYTENCDGTTSTIVTWSHSMSEVITALINAGLTIESFYEYPYSPYNCFEGLEFVPNLGYQMLHKEQHVPLVYSIKAKRVA, from the coding sequence ATGAATTATTTAAATACAAATAAAGAAGCATGGAATAGCAGAACAAAAGTACATATAAAATCGGAGTTTTATGACATAGAAGCATTTAAAAAAGGGAAGTGCTCATTAAATCCCATAGAACTACAACAACTAGGTGATGTTCAAGGAAAGTCTTTATTACATCTACAATGCCATTTTGGACAAGACAGTTTGTCTTGGGCCAGATTAGGAGCACAAGTTACAGGAGTAGATATCTCTTCTGAAGCCATAAAAGAAGCAAATGTACTAAAAGAGTCTTTAGGTTTGGAAGCTCATTTTATTGAAAGTGATGTCTGCACGTTTGGACAAAAAAATAAACAGCAATTTGATATTGTATTTACTTCGTATGGTGTGTTATCTTGGTTGGAAAACTTAAATGATTGGGCACAAACCATTGCCAATGCTTTAAAAGTAGGTGGGGAGTTTCATCTAGTAGAGTTTCATCCATTTTTTGATCTGTTATCAGGATATTCCTATTTCCAAAAGAGTACACCTGATATTGAGCAAGAGGGCACTTATACAGAGAACTGTGATGGTACAACATCTACGATTGTCACGTGGTCTCACTCAATGAGTGAAGTTATCACTGCATTAATCAATGCAGGATTAACTATTGAGTCTTTTTATGAGTACCCGTATAGTCCTTATAACTGCTTTGAAGGTTTAGAGTTTGTTCCAAATTTGGGATATCAGATGTTACACAAAGAGCAACACGTTCCTTTAGTATATTCAATCAAAGCAAAGAGAGTTGCCTAA
- a CDS encoding dienelactone hydrolase family protein produces the protein MVSDIFGITQAFKKLALDIDNKAVIFDPYEGAVLDFADEKSAYKYFIKNVGLESYSEKLKEYIKAQTEVMILIGFSVGATAIWNISEENDLRSVQNAFCYYGSQIRYNLNIKPKFPINLVFPSREEHFSIKELIDNISDIENTSVRQVPFLHGFMNEKSLNFDLNAYALELKNLINDLDKK, from the coding sequence ATCGTATCAGATATTTTTGGAATAACGCAAGCTTTTAAAAAACTTGCTTTGGATATTGATAACAAAGCAGTTATATTTGACCCTTACGAAGGTGCAGTTTTAGATTTTGCAGATGAAAAAAGTGCATATAAATATTTTATAAAAAATGTGGGTTTGGAGTCTTATTCTGAAAAACTAAAAGAGTATATTAAAGCTCAAACAGAAGTAATGATTCTGATTGGTTTTAGTGTTGGTGCAACTGCAATTTGGAATATATCTGAGGAAAATGACTTAAGGAGTGTTCAAAATGCATTTTGTTATTATGGTTCACAAATTAGGTACAATCTTAATATAAAACCAAAATTCCCAATAAATTTGGTTTTCCCTTCACGTGAAGAACATTTTTCAATAAAAGAGTTAATTGATAATATATCTGACATTGAAAATACATCTGTGCGTCAAGTTCCTTTTCTTCATGGTTTTATGAATGAAAAATCTCTGAATTTTGATTTAAATGCCTATGCATTAGAATTAAAAAACTTGATTAATGACTTAGATAAAAAGTAA
- a CDS encoding LysE family translocator, which translates to MSYWIFLTLCIIATATPGPAVFLAIRNGAFYGFRKSLLGILGNISAMFTMASISAAGLGTLLLSSSYLFFIIKILGGFYLIYLGIKAIRSNSFINRQNDIFQNKKGIELFKEAYFVGVSNPKAIVFYTALFPQFLDLEKSIFGQFLVLSGTFLFFSFLFLSLYSALASNIKVYLLKQEVIKWFNRVLGSLFIGFGVAITTSQR; encoded by the coding sequence ATGAGCTATTGGATTTTTTTGACTCTTTGTATAATCGCAACGGCAACTCCAGGACCAGCAGTATTTTTAGCAATAAGAAATGGTGCTTTTTATGGTTTCAGAAAATCTCTTCTGGGTATTTTAGGAAATATTTCAGCAATGTTTACAATGGCTTCAATTAGTGCAGCAGGATTAGGTACGCTACTTTTGTCCTCTTCTTACCTCTTTTTTATAATAAAAATACTTGGAGGATTTTATCTTATATATTTAGGAATAAAAGCGATAAGAAGCAACTCTTTTATAAACAGACAAAATGATATTTTTCAAAATAAAAAAGGAATTGAACTCTTCAAAGAGGCATATTTTGTTGGAGTTAGTAATCCAAAAGCAATAGTTTTTTATACTGCATTGTTCCCTCAGTTTTTAGATTTAGAAAAATCTATATTTGGTCAATTTTTAGTTTTAAGTGGTACTTTTTTATTCTTCTCTTTTCTATTTTTATCTTTATATTCTGCCCTTGCTTCAAATATAAAAGTCTATCTTTTAAAACAAGAAGTAATAAAGTGGTTTAATAGAGTTTTAGGTTCTTTGTTTATTGGCTTTGGAGTAGCTATTACAACTTCACAAAGGTAA
- a CDS encoding cupin domain-containing protein — protein sequence MLNNIFENIKINKQDEQFFELLKSDNIRVEKIVSNGQSSPKDFWYEQDENEFVVLLMGEAILEFEDKEYSLKEGDYLNIPKKIRHRVKYTSKNEPTIWLAIFY from the coding sequence ATGTTAAATAATATTTTTGAAAATATAAAAATCAACAAACAAGATGAGCAATTTTTTGAACTATTAAAAAGTGATAATATAAGAGTTGAGAAAATAGTATCAAATGGGCAATCCTCACCAAAAGATTTTTGGTATGAGCAAGATGAAAATGAGTTTGTAGTTCTTCTAATGGGTGAAGCTATCTTAGAATTTGAAGATAAAGAGTATAGCCTAAAAGAGGGAGATTATCTAAATATTCCCAAAAAAATTAGACATAGAGTCAAATATACTTCTAAAAATGAACCAACAATCTGGTTGGCAATTTTTTATTAA
- a CDS encoding cupin domain-containing protein has translation MKTIEKLSENRNYTAINLGKLEELMEYSLIHKVNKQKIEGKVFLKEPTNSTGTEISFNSLAAKTEQPYFHIHYKNEETYIILKGYGFFQVDDNCFEIKEGSVIRVAPNGERGIRNDSDETMIYLVVQSKENSLEEYTTDDGKRVDFNPKW, from the coding sequence ATGAAAACAATAGAAAAACTAAGTGAAAATAGAAATTATACCGCCATTAATTTGGGGAAACTAGAAGAGTTAATGGAATACTCACTAATACATAAAGTAAATAAACAGAAAATTGAAGGAAAAGTATTTTTGAAAGAACCAACAAACTCTACTGGAACTGAAATCTCTTTTAACTCTTTAGCTGCAAAAACAGAACAACCATATTTTCATATCCATTATAAAAATGAAGAGACTTATATTATTTTAAAAGGTTATGGTTTTTTTCAAGTAGATGATAACTGCTTTGAAATTAAAGAAGGTTCTGTAATACGTGTTGCACCCAATGGTGAAAGAGGTATAAGAAATGATTCTGATGAAACTATGATATACCTGGTAGTTCAATCAAAAGAGAACTCTTTAGAAGAGTATACAACTGATGATGGCAAAAGGGTAGATTTTAATCCAAAATGGTAA